A window of the Gossypium arboreum isolate Shixiya-1 chromosome 2, ASM2569848v2, whole genome shotgun sequence genome harbors these coding sequences:
- the LOC108467081 gene encoding aspartic proteinase 36-like isoform X2, giving the protein MEPALVNLTAATVAFSLLFLLSQSNPPTSPPPPPPPPPPLLLPSPHRGARPSMILPLFPSPKNPSSSFQNTRRHLLRSDSKSSNPNARMRLYDDLLLNGYYTTRLWIGTPPQRFALIVDTGSTVTYVPCATCEQCGRHQDPKFQPESSSTYQSVKCNSDCNCDKSRVQCIYERQYAEMSSSRGVLGEDILSFGNQSELVPQRAVFGCENEETGDLYSQRADGIMGLGRGDLSVVDQLVEKGVISDSFSLCYGGMDIGGGAMVLGGISAPSDMFFTHSDPVRSPYYNIDLKEIHVAGKQLPLDPSIFDEKHGTVLDSGTTYAYLPEAAFVAFKNAIIKELDSLKQIRGPDPNYIDICFSSGSSNVNVSELSKIFPTVELVFGNQKKLLLSPENYLFRHSKVRGSYCLGIFQNEKDLTTLLGGIIVRNTLVTYDREHSKIGFWKTNCSEISERLHRTGGSSSSSGKDNSTVESPTTSAAGGSSRYALPGEIQIGEIRLDMSLSINNSYLKPRINELTDFIAIELEINASQVRLLNFTSEGNSSLVRWAIVPSESSTYISNVTAISIISLLAEHRVKFPVTFGNYKLVQWKVKPNSQQPWRQKHYSTVILSIIIVIIVGLSASAAWVIWRHRQRNINSYKPVHTGLSSGFCSSIIHWSEVLFDYREVLH; this is encoded by the exons ATGGAACCAGCGCTCGTTAACCTCACCGCCGCTACCGTCGCTTTCTCCCTCCTCTTTCTTCTCTCCCAATCGAATCCTCCCActtcaccaccaccaccaccaccaccaccaccaccacttcTCCTCCCTTCTCCTCACCGCGGCGCCCGTCCTTCCATGATCCTCCCCCTATTTCCTTCTCCCAAGAATCCCTCTAGCTCATTTCAGAACACTCGTCGCCACCTCTTGAGATCCGACTCTAAGTCTTCCAATCCAAACGCTCGCATGCGACTCTACGATGATCTCCTCCTCAACGG GTATTACACTACTCGGCTATGGATCGGGACACCTCCGCAGAGATTTGCGCTTATAGTGGATACTGGAAGTACTGTTACTTACGTTCCTTGTGCTACGTGCGAACAATGTGGTAGACACCAG GATCCAAAGTTCCAGCCCGAGTCGTCCAGTACTTACCAATCTGTAAAGTGCAATTCGGATTGCAATTGTGACAAGAGCAGGGTGCAATGCATATACGAGAGACAGTATGCTGAAATGAGTAGCAGTAGAGGTGTCCTTGGGGAGGATATCTTGTCGTTTGGGAATCAAAGTGAACTTGTGCCCCAGCGTGCTGTTTTTGGTTGTGAAAATGAGGAAACCGGTGACCTTTACAGTCAACGTGCTGATGGCATTATGGGATTGGGCCGTGGCGATCTCAGTGTAGTTGATCAACTTGTTGAAAAAGGTGTGATTAGTGATTCGTTCTCATTATGTTATGGTGGGATGGATATTGGCGGGGGTGCTATGGTTCTTGGTGGTATATCTGCCCCGTCGGACATGTTCTTTACTCATTCAGATCCTGTACGTAG TCCATATTACAACATTGATTTGAAAGAGATACATGTTGCCGGGAAGCAGCTACCTTTGGACCCTAGCATCTTTGATGAAAAACACGGAACTGTTTTGGATAGTGGTACAACATATGCATATCTACCGGAAGCAGCATTTGTGGCATTCAAGAATGCT ATTATAAAGGAACTTGATAGCTTAAAGCAGATCCGCGGCCCTGATCCAAATTACATTGATATATGCTTTTCCAGCGGTAGCAG TAATGTCAATGTGTCAGAGCTCTCAAAAATATTTCCAACGGTTGAATTGGTATTTGGCAATCAGAAAAAGTTATTGCTATCACCTGAGAATTATTTATTTCGG CATTCAAAGGTTCGTGGCTCATATTGCCTTGGGATCTTCCAAAATGAAAAGGACCTGACTACCCTTCTGGGAG GAATCATTGTTCGTAATACTCTTGTTACATACGACCGTGAGCATTCAAAGATTGGATTTTGGAAGACTAATTGTTCTGAGATATCGGAAAGGCTTCACAGAACCGGTGGATCTTCTTCTTCTAGTGGGAAGGATAATTCAACTGTAGAATCGCCAACTACATCAGCTGCTGGTGGATCATCACGCTATGCTCTTCCAG GGGAAATTCAAATTGGTGAAATTAGATTGGATATGTCACTGAGCATCAACAATTCATATCTAAAGCCTCGCATCAACGAACTTACTGACTTCATTGCTATAGAGCTAGAAATTAATGCTTCACAG GTTCGTTTATTGAATTTTACATCAGAAGGAAACAGTTCTCTCGTCAGATGGGCCATAGTCCCTTCAGAATCATCAACCTACATTTCTAATGTTACTGCAATC AGTATAATTTCCCTGCTTGCTGAACATCGTGTGAAGTTTCCTGTTACCTTTGGAAATTATAAGTTGGTGCAATGGAAAGTTAAGCCAAATTCTCAACA ACCATGGCGGCAGAAACATTATTCAACGGTTATTTTATCTATTATCATCGTAATAATTGTCGGATTATCAGCTTCTGCAGCATGGGTTATCTGGAGACACAGACAACGAAATATCAATTCATATAAACCTGTTCAT aCAGGTTTAAGCTCTGGGTTCTGCAGCAGCATCATTCATTGGTCTGAAGTTTTGTTCGATTACAGGGAAGTTCTGCATTGA
- the LOC108467081 gene encoding aspartic proteinase 36-like isoform X3 has translation MEPALVNLTAATVAFSLLFLLSQSNPPTSPPPPPPPPPPLLLPSPHRGARPSMILPLFPSPKNPSSSFQNTRRHLLRSDSKSSNPNARMRLYDDLLLNGYYTTRLWIGTPPQRFALIVDTGSTVTYVPCATCEQCGRHQDPKFQPESSSTYQSVKCNSDCNCDKSRVQCIYERQYAEMSSSRGVLGEDILSFGNQSELVPQRAVFGCENEETGDLYSQRADGIMGLGRGDLSVVDQLVEKGVISDSFSLCYGGMDIGGGAMVLGGISAPSDMFFTHSDPVRSPYYNIDLKEIHVAGKQLPLDPSIFDEKHGTVLDSGTTYAYLPEAAFVAFKNAIIKELDSLKQIRGPDPNYIDICFSSGSSNVNVSELSKIFPTVELVFGNQKKLLLSPENYLFRHSKVRGSYCLGIFQNEKDLTTLLGGIIVRNTLVTYDREHSKIGFWKTNCSEISERLHRTGGSSSSSGKDNSTVESPTTSAAGGSSRYALPGEIQIGEIRLDMSLSINNSYLKPRINELTDFIAIELEINASQVRLLNFTSEGNSSLVRWAIVPSESSTYISNVTAISIISLLAEHRVKFPVTFGNYKLVQWKVKPNSQQPWRQKHYSTVILSIIIVIIVGLSASAAWVIWRHRQRNINSYKPVHVAVPEQELQPLES, from the exons ATGGAACCAGCGCTCGTTAACCTCACCGCCGCTACCGTCGCTTTCTCCCTCCTCTTTCTTCTCTCCCAATCGAATCCTCCCActtcaccaccaccaccaccaccaccaccaccaccacttcTCCTCCCTTCTCCTCACCGCGGCGCCCGTCCTTCCATGATCCTCCCCCTATTTCCTTCTCCCAAGAATCCCTCTAGCTCATTTCAGAACACTCGTCGCCACCTCTTGAGATCCGACTCTAAGTCTTCCAATCCAAACGCTCGCATGCGACTCTACGATGATCTCCTCCTCAACGG GTATTACACTACTCGGCTATGGATCGGGACACCTCCGCAGAGATTTGCGCTTATAGTGGATACTGGAAGTACTGTTACTTACGTTCCTTGTGCTACGTGCGAACAATGTGGTAGACACCAG GATCCAAAGTTCCAGCCCGAGTCGTCCAGTACTTACCAATCTGTAAAGTGCAATTCGGATTGCAATTGTGACAAGAGCAGGGTGCAATGCATATACGAGAGACAGTATGCTGAAATGAGTAGCAGTAGAGGTGTCCTTGGGGAGGATATCTTGTCGTTTGGGAATCAAAGTGAACTTGTGCCCCAGCGTGCTGTTTTTGGTTGTGAAAATGAGGAAACCGGTGACCTTTACAGTCAACGTGCTGATGGCATTATGGGATTGGGCCGTGGCGATCTCAGTGTAGTTGATCAACTTGTTGAAAAAGGTGTGATTAGTGATTCGTTCTCATTATGTTATGGTGGGATGGATATTGGCGGGGGTGCTATGGTTCTTGGTGGTATATCTGCCCCGTCGGACATGTTCTTTACTCATTCAGATCCTGTACGTAG TCCATATTACAACATTGATTTGAAAGAGATACATGTTGCCGGGAAGCAGCTACCTTTGGACCCTAGCATCTTTGATGAAAAACACGGAACTGTTTTGGATAGTGGTACAACATATGCATATCTACCGGAAGCAGCATTTGTGGCATTCAAGAATGCT ATTATAAAGGAACTTGATAGCTTAAAGCAGATCCGCGGCCCTGATCCAAATTACATTGATATATGCTTTTCCAGCGGTAGCAG TAATGTCAATGTGTCAGAGCTCTCAAAAATATTTCCAACGGTTGAATTGGTATTTGGCAATCAGAAAAAGTTATTGCTATCACCTGAGAATTATTTATTTCGG CATTCAAAGGTTCGTGGCTCATATTGCCTTGGGATCTTCCAAAATGAAAAGGACCTGACTACCCTTCTGGGAG GAATCATTGTTCGTAATACTCTTGTTACATACGACCGTGAGCATTCAAAGATTGGATTTTGGAAGACTAATTGTTCTGAGATATCGGAAAGGCTTCACAGAACCGGTGGATCTTCTTCTTCTAGTGGGAAGGATAATTCAACTGTAGAATCGCCAACTACATCAGCTGCTGGTGGATCATCACGCTATGCTCTTCCAG GGGAAATTCAAATTGGTGAAATTAGATTGGATATGTCACTGAGCATCAACAATTCATATCTAAAGCCTCGCATCAACGAACTTACTGACTTCATTGCTATAGAGCTAGAAATTAATGCTTCACAG GTTCGTTTATTGAATTTTACATCAGAAGGAAACAGTTCTCTCGTCAGATGGGCCATAGTCCCTTCAGAATCATCAACCTACATTTCTAATGTTACTGCAATC AGTATAATTTCCCTGCTTGCTGAACATCGTGTGAAGTTTCCTGTTACCTTTGGAAATTATAAGTTGGTGCAATGGAAAGTTAAGCCAAATTCTCAACA ACCATGGCGGCAGAAACATTATTCAACGGTTATTTTATCTATTATCATCGTAATAATTGTCGGATTATCAGCTTCTGCAGCATGGGTTATCTGGAGACACAGACAACGAAATATCAATTCATATAAACCTGTTCATGTAGCTGTTCCAGAGCAAGAACTCCAGCCACTAGAGTCTTGA
- the LOC108467081 gene encoding aspartic proteinase 36-like isoform X1, with protein sequence MEPALVNLTAATVAFSLLFLLSQSNPPTSPPPPPPPPPPLLLPSPHRGARPSMILPLFPSPKNPSSSFQNTRRHLLRSDSKSSNPNARMRLYDDLLLNGYYTTRLWIGTPPQRFALIVDTGSTVTYVPCATCEQCGRHQDPKFQPESSSTYQSVKCNSDCNCDKSRVQCIYERQYAEMSSSRGVLGEDILSFGNQSELVPQRAVFGCENEETGDLYSQRADGIMGLGRGDLSVVDQLVEKGVISDSFSLCYGGMDIGGGAMVLGGISAPSDMFFTHSDPFRDGNSPYYNIDLKEIHVAGKQLPLDPSIFDEKHGTVLDSGTTYAYLPEAAFVAFKNAIIKELDSLKQIRGPDPNYIDICFSSGSSNVNVSELSKIFPTVELVFGNQKKLLLSPENYLFRHSKVRGSYCLGIFQNEKDLTTLLGGIIVRNTLVTYDREHSKIGFWKTNCSEISERLHRTGGSSSSSGKDNSTVESPTTSAAGGSSRYALPGEIQIGEIRLDMSLSINNSYLKPRINELTDFIAIELEINASQVRLLNFTSEGNSSLVRWAIVPSESSTYISNVTAISIISLLAEHRVKFPVTFGNYKLVQWKVKPNSQQPWRQKHYSTVILSIIIVIIVGLSASAAWVIWRHRQRNINSYKPVHTGLSSGFCSSIIHWSEVLFDYREVLH encoded by the exons ATGGAACCAGCGCTCGTTAACCTCACCGCCGCTACCGTCGCTTTCTCCCTCCTCTTTCTTCTCTCCCAATCGAATCCTCCCActtcaccaccaccaccaccaccaccaccaccaccacttcTCCTCCCTTCTCCTCACCGCGGCGCCCGTCCTTCCATGATCCTCCCCCTATTTCCTTCTCCCAAGAATCCCTCTAGCTCATTTCAGAACACTCGTCGCCACCTCTTGAGATCCGACTCTAAGTCTTCCAATCCAAACGCTCGCATGCGACTCTACGATGATCTCCTCCTCAACGG GTATTACACTACTCGGCTATGGATCGGGACACCTCCGCAGAGATTTGCGCTTATAGTGGATACTGGAAGTACTGTTACTTACGTTCCTTGTGCTACGTGCGAACAATGTGGTAGACACCAG GATCCAAAGTTCCAGCCCGAGTCGTCCAGTACTTACCAATCTGTAAAGTGCAATTCGGATTGCAATTGTGACAAGAGCAGGGTGCAATGCATATACGAGAGACAGTATGCTGAAATGAGTAGCAGTAGAGGTGTCCTTGGGGAGGATATCTTGTCGTTTGGGAATCAAAGTGAACTTGTGCCCCAGCGTGCTGTTTTTGGTTGTGAAAATGAGGAAACCGGTGACCTTTACAGTCAACGTGCTGATGGCATTATGGGATTGGGCCGTGGCGATCTCAGTGTAGTTGATCAACTTGTTGAAAAAGGTGTGATTAGTGATTCGTTCTCATTATGTTATGGTGGGATGGATATTGGCGGGGGTGCTATGGTTCTTGGTGGTATATCTGCCCCGTCGGACATGTTCTTTACTCATTCAGATCCT TTTCGGGATGGCAACAGTCCATATTACAACATTGATTTGAAAGAGATACATGTTGCCGGGAAGCAGCTACCTTTGGACCCTAGCATCTTTGATGAAAAACACGGAACTGTTTTGGATAGTGGTACAACATATGCATATCTACCGGAAGCAGCATTTGTGGCATTCAAGAATGCT ATTATAAAGGAACTTGATAGCTTAAAGCAGATCCGCGGCCCTGATCCAAATTACATTGATATATGCTTTTCCAGCGGTAGCAG TAATGTCAATGTGTCAGAGCTCTCAAAAATATTTCCAACGGTTGAATTGGTATTTGGCAATCAGAAAAAGTTATTGCTATCACCTGAGAATTATTTATTTCGG CATTCAAAGGTTCGTGGCTCATATTGCCTTGGGATCTTCCAAAATGAAAAGGACCTGACTACCCTTCTGGGAG GAATCATTGTTCGTAATACTCTTGTTACATACGACCGTGAGCATTCAAAGATTGGATTTTGGAAGACTAATTGTTCTGAGATATCGGAAAGGCTTCACAGAACCGGTGGATCTTCTTCTTCTAGTGGGAAGGATAATTCAACTGTAGAATCGCCAACTACATCAGCTGCTGGTGGATCATCACGCTATGCTCTTCCAG GGGAAATTCAAATTGGTGAAATTAGATTGGATATGTCACTGAGCATCAACAATTCATATCTAAAGCCTCGCATCAACGAACTTACTGACTTCATTGCTATAGAGCTAGAAATTAATGCTTCACAG GTTCGTTTATTGAATTTTACATCAGAAGGAAACAGTTCTCTCGTCAGATGGGCCATAGTCCCTTCAGAATCATCAACCTACATTTCTAATGTTACTGCAATC AGTATAATTTCCCTGCTTGCTGAACATCGTGTGAAGTTTCCTGTTACCTTTGGAAATTATAAGTTGGTGCAATGGAAAGTTAAGCCAAATTCTCAACA ACCATGGCGGCAGAAACATTATTCAACGGTTATTTTATCTATTATCATCGTAATAATTGTCGGATTATCAGCTTCTGCAGCATGGGTTATCTGGAGACACAGACAACGAAATATCAATTCATATAAACCTGTTCAT aCAGGTTTAAGCTCTGGGTTCTGCAGCAGCATCATTCATTGGTCTGAAGTTTTGTTCGATTACAGGGAAGTTCTGCATTGA
- the LOC108467082 gene encoding U-box domain-containing protein 4-like codes for MSLLETLLRDISSFLNLSSSENINSEPVQKYYQGAEEILKVLKPIILNAIFDSEITSDEVLSKEFKELGVSVEELLQQFERWQPLSSKAYFVLQVESLISEIRNSCLDIFRVLKSSHQHLPYELSSASLELHLQKIKHVGYEQTSSVIKEAKRDQVGNFGPSSEILLRIAESLSLNSNMEVLIEAVALEKLKENTAQAEKLAEVDCIDQLIALITNMHHCLFLKKQSPTCSSVPTPLDFICPLSLELMTDPVIVASGQTYERSFIKKWFDLGLTVCPKTWQTLVHTLFIPNYTMKALIANWCELNNVKLPNLVESTLNQVYPPRATKVKKLVEDLKSKSNNVKLPDLVESTLNQVYPPRVSKVKKLVEDLKSTSTDTQRVATAQLRLLAKQNRDNRIIIANCGAIILLVDLLNSPDTKTQENSVTALLNLSNIDNNKTAIADANAIEPLIHVLKTGSPEAKENSAATLFSLSVIEDNKVRIGRSGAIRPLVDLLGNGTPRGKKDAATALFNLSIFHENKARIVKAGAVRYLVHLMHPAAGMVDKAVAVLASLATTFEGRTAIGQEGGIPLLVEVVELGSARGKANATAALLQLCTNSSRFCMMVLQEGAVPPLVALSQSGTQRAKEKAQALLSYFQRHYRIFRSI; via the exons ATGTCTTTGTTAGAAACACTTCTTAGAGACATTTCCTCTTTCTTAAATTTGTCATCTTCGGAGAACATTAACTCAGAACCAGTTCAGAAATACTACCAGGGAGCAGAAGAGATACTAAAGGTGTTGAAGCCCATAATTCTTAATGCAATCTTTGATTCAGAAATTACCTCTGATGAAGTGCTTAGCAAGGAATTTAAAGAATTAGGTGTCTCTGTAGAAGAACTGCTACAGCAATTTGAAAGATGGCAACCCCTTTCGagtaaagcttacttt GTTCTGCAAGTTGAGTCATTGATATCAGAGATTCGAAATTCTTGCTTGGACATATTCCGGGTCTTAAAGTCTTCCCATCAGCATCTTCCTTATGAATTGAGTTCAGCATCTCTCGAG CTCCACTTGCagaaaattaagcatgtaggataTGAACAAACGTCATCTGTCATTAAGGAAGCAAAAAGGGATCAAGTGGGTAATTTTGGGCCAAGCTCAGAAATACTATTGAGAATTGCTGAGAGCTTGAGCTTGAATTCAAACATGGAGGTTCTGATAGAGGCTGTTGCCCTTGAAAAGTTGAAGGAGAACACTGCACAAGCTGAAAAACTTGCAGAAGTTGATTGTATTGATCAGCTTATTGCTCTTATAACTAACATGCATCATTGCCTTTTCTTAAAAAAACAATCTCCGACCTGTAGCTCAGTTCCCACACCTCTTGATTTCATCTGCCCCCTTTCCCTAGAGCTAATGACTGATCCGGTGATTGTGGCATCAGGACAAACCTATGAGCGGTCTTTCATCAAGAAATGGTTTGATCTTGGGCTCACCGTGTGCCCCAAGACATGGCAGACTTTGGTTCATACCCTTTTTATACCTAATTACACAATGAAGGCACTGATTGCAAACTGGTGCGAGTTAAACAATGTGAAGTTGCCTAATCTCGTGGAGTCCACTTTAAATCAGGTCTATCCGCCTCGTGCAACTAAGGTTAAGAAGTTGGTTGAGGACTTGAAGAGTAAATCCAACAATGTGAAGTTGCCTGATCTCGTGGAGTCCACTTTAAATCAGGTCTATCCGCCTCGTGTATCTAAGGTTAAGAAGTTGGTTGAGGACTTGAAGAGTACATCAACTGATACTCAAAGGGTGGCCACAGCTCAACTCCGGTTACTTGCCAAGCAGAATAGGGATAATCGGATTATAATAGCAAACTGTGGGGCGATTATCTTGTTAGTTGATTTACTTAATTCACCAGATACAAAGACTCAGGAAAATTCTGTTACAGCACTTCTCAACCTATCAAATATTGATAACAACAAAACAGCAATTGCTGATGCAAATGCTATTGAGCCTCTGATTCATGTGCTCAAGACAGGAAGTCCTGAAGCTAAAGAAAACTCGGCTGCCACTCTCTTCAGTCTTTCAGTCATTGAGGATAACAAAGTCAGGATCGGAAGGTCTGGGGCAATCAGGCCTCTTGTTGATTTGCTGGGAAATGGTACTCCTCGAGGAAAGAAAGATGCAGCGACAGCCTTGTTTAATCTATCAATATTTCATGAAAACAAGGCCCGAATTGTAAAAGCCGGTGCTGTAAGATACCTTGTCCATTTGATGCACCCAGCAGCTGGAATGGTCGATAAGGCAGTAGCTGTTTTGGCAAGTCTTGCTACAACTTTTGAAGGGAGGACTGCAATTGGGCAGGAGGGTGGAATTCCCTTACTGGTTGAGGTTGTTGAATTGGGTTCAGCAAGAGGAAAGGCAAATGCTACTGCTGCTCTTTTACAGCTCTGCACAAACAGTAGTAGGTTTTGCATGATGGTGCTGCAAGAAGGAGCTGTTCCACCACTAGTGGCATTGTCCCAGTCCGGCACCCAGAGAGCCAAAGAGAAG GCACAGGCACTTCTGAGCTACTTCCAAAGGCACTATCGAATATTCAGATCGATTTGA